A region from the Phycisphaerales bacterium genome encodes:
- a CDS encoding S9 family peptidase: protein MAASRAKRNGKVRGKRRTTSRRASSRRRLITAEDLLQFRWLSDPQISPDGRSIVFVNKTVGEKNEYALNLWIVSADSKGNWTEPRPFTSGNKDRHPRWSPDGSTIAFISGRTKDRPQIALISAAGGEARDLTAFSEGSLRDFKWSPDGNCIVASFRPQDPDWTSDAKKQREQGGNCDPPRVLDDWFCRYDGDGYFNAQRYALHLIDASTGKSRTLATRDTTGYFSYDFSPDGRQLAVTRNRDRMAYARPWKDEIIRINLATRRATPIRNLPEGPKSSVAWSPDGKTIAYAGRVGMDDSYSTENLELFICDPVKGEAQSLTGGEDYCLLAVSISDTSEAEFAPKLRWAPDNRRIYMQIGWHGQTHIASVARSGGAIAFHTSGAAAHQLSNLSRDGRRMAIVRGTATTLDEIGVAETGTAQFKIAPLTNLNGPLLDQLKLADIKEHWIKTADGTQVQAWVLMPPDAKSGRKYPGILEVHGGPHGQYGIGFFHEFQMLAAQGYVVVFSNPRGSKGYGREHTAAIRGSWGVADWVDIQAVHAFMKNHRGIDRSRIGIMGGSYGGYMTNWAVSHTDEFRAAITDRCVSNLVSKFGNSDYMSLPDHYWEGNAWDRPEARWNASPIKYFKGVKTPMLIIHSEGDLRCNIEQAEQVFTALKLQNVPARMVRYPRSTSHGMSRGGPPDMRLHRLHQITDWWKRWMKK from the coding sequence ATGGCTGCATCACGCGCAAAGCGCAACGGCAAAGTCCGCGGCAAGCGCCGCACCACCTCGCGCCGCGCCAGCTCGCGCCGGCGTCTCATCACCGCCGAAGATCTTCTGCAGTTCCGCTGGCTTTCCGATCCGCAGATTTCACCCGACGGCCGGAGCATCGTCTTCGTCAACAAGACCGTCGGCGAGAAGAACGAATACGCGCTCAACCTCTGGATCGTCAGCGCCGACAGCAAGGGCAACTGGACTGAGCCCCGGCCGTTCACATCCGGCAACAAGGACCGCCACCCGCGCTGGTCGCCGGATGGCTCGACCATCGCGTTCATCAGCGGCCGCACCAAAGATCGGCCGCAGATCGCGCTTATCAGCGCCGCCGGCGGCGAAGCGCGCGACCTGACGGCCTTTTCCGAAGGATCGCTGCGCGACTTCAAATGGTCGCCCGACGGCAACTGCATCGTCGCCAGTTTCCGGCCGCAGGATCCCGACTGGACCAGCGACGCAAAGAAGCAGCGCGAGCAGGGGGGTAACTGCGATCCGCCGCGCGTCCTCGACGACTGGTTCTGCCGCTACGACGGCGACGGCTACTTCAACGCCCAGCGCTACGCGCTGCATCTCATCGACGCCTCGACGGGCAAGAGCCGCACGCTCGCGACGCGCGACACCACGGGCTACTTCTCTTACGACTTCTCGCCCGACGGCAGACAACTCGCCGTGACGCGCAACCGCGACCGCATGGCCTACGCACGGCCGTGGAAGGACGAAATCATCCGCATCAACCTCGCGACGCGGCGGGCCACGCCGATCCGCAACCTGCCCGAAGGCCCCAAGAGCAGCGTCGCGTGGTCGCCCGACGGCAAGACGATCGCTTACGCCGGCCGCGTAGGCATGGATGATTCGTACAGCACCGAAAACCTCGAACTGTTCATCTGCGATCCCGTCAAGGGCGAAGCGCAGAGCCTTACAGGCGGCGAAGACTACTGCCTCCTGGCCGTGTCGATCAGCGACACCTCCGAGGCTGAGTTCGCGCCCAAACTTCGCTGGGCGCCCGACAACCGGCGCATTTACATGCAGATCGGCTGGCACGGGCAGACGCACATCGCCTCCGTCGCGCGCAGCGGCGGGGCCATCGCCTTCCACACTTCCGGCGCCGCGGCGCATCAACTGAGCAACCTCAGCCGCGACGGCAGGCGCATGGCCATCGTGCGCGGCACGGCGACCACGCTCGACGAAATCGGCGTCGCCGAAACCGGCACAGCACAATTCAAGATTGCGCCCCTGACGAACCTCAACGGCCCGCTGCTCGATCAACTCAAACTCGCCGACATCAAAGAGCACTGGATCAAGACCGCCGACGGCACGCAGGTGCAGGCGTGGGTGCTCATGCCCCCCGACGCGAAGTCCGGCCGCAAGTACCCCGGCATTCTCGAAGTGCACGGCGGGCCGCATGGGCAATACGGCATCGGCTTTTTCCACGAGTTCCAGATGCTCGCGGCCCAGGGCTACGTCGTGGTCTTTTCCAATCCGCGCGGCTCCAAGGGCTACGGCCGCGAACACACCGCCGCCATCCGCGGCAGTTGGGGCGTGGCCGACTGGGTCGACATCCAGGCCGTGCACGCCTTCATGAAAAACCATCGCGGCATCGACCGCAGTCGCATCGGCATCATGGGCGGCAGTTACGGCGGCTACATGACCAACTGGGCCGTGAGCCACACCGACGAGTTCCGCGCCGCGATCACCGACCGATGCGTGTCCAATCTCGTGAGCAAGTTTGGCAACAGCGACTACATGTCGCTGCCGGATCACTACTGGGAAGGCAACGCGTGGGACCGGCCCGAAGCTCGCTGGAACGCGAGCCCGATCAAGTACTTCAAGGGCGTCAAGACGCCGATGCTCATCATCCACAGCGAGGGCGATCTGCGCTGCAACATCGAACAGGCCGAGCAGGTCTTCACCGCACTCAAGCTGCAGAATGTTCCGGCCCGCATGGTGCGCTACCCGCGCAGCACGAGCCACGGCATGAGCCGAGGCGGCCCGCCCGACATGCGCCTCCACCGCCTGCACCAGATCACCGACTGGTGGAAGCGGTGGATGAAGAAGTAA
- a CDS encoding TlpA family protein disulfide reductase has protein sequence MQKYENKPFAIVGVNSDPTLEFLRTVMKEKDLTWPSFFDGGGTGGPIATRWGVRGWPTVYLIDHNGIIAEGDRGNLDEAIERLVKAASPAK, from the coding sequence GTGCAGAAGTATGAGAACAAGCCGTTTGCCATCGTCGGCGTCAACAGCGACCCGACGCTCGAATTCCTGCGCACCGTGATGAAGGAGAAGGATCTCACCTGGCCCTCGTTCTTCGACGGCGGCGGTACGGGCGGACCGATCGCCACGCGCTGGGGCGTGCGCGGCTGGCCGACCGTCTACCTCATCGATCACAACGGCATCATCGCCGAGGGTGATCGCGGGAATCTCGATGAAGCAATCGAACGGCTCGTGAAGGCCGCTTCGCCGGCGAAGTAG
- a CDS encoding PIN domain-containing protein, producing MKQRIYLDTSVISALDDLRHPERAQMTRDFWLRLDEFEICSSEAIRIEIVSTRDDSRRGEMLRLLPQIMIHPLTSEMRSLARRYVDAAVFGESVVIDALHVAAAVLTQCEVLVSWNFRHLVNRRRRAAVNAINAEQGLQSIEIVAPPEV from the coding sequence ATGAAGCAGAGAATATACCTCGACACTTCGGTGATCAGCGCCCTCGATGATCTTCGGCATCCAGAGAGGGCACAGATGACCCGTGACTTCTGGTTGCGTCTGGACGAGTTTGAGATCTGCTCGAGCGAGGCGATTCGGATCGAAATCGTCAGCACACGGGATGATTCCCGCCGTGGTGAGATGTTGCGCCTTCTTCCGCAGATCATGATTCATCCACTCACGAGCGAGATGAGATCACTTGCCCGGAGATACGTGGATGCGGCGGTTTTCGGAGAGTCAGTCGTCATCGACGCCCTCCATGTGGCAGCGGCCGTTTTGACGCAGTGTGAAGTACTCGTTTCCTGGAATTTCCGACACTTGGTCAATCGGAGGCGGCGGGCGGCGGTAAACGCAATCAACGCGGAGCAGGGACTTCAGTCCATCGAAATCGTCGCTCCACCAGAGGTTTGA
- a CDS encoding NTP transferase domain-containing protein: MKGVILAGGFGTRLLPMTRVTNKHLLPVYDRPMVYFPIESLVTAGVKEILLVTGGNAAGDFVELLGNGEEFGLRKLSYAFQKGAGGIAEALGLAEDFADGQPIAVILGDNIFQNDIAEMAAAYRSQLAENGNQGARIALKDVKDPQRFGVPRFDGVDGQAGRRIVEIVEKPQNPPSMYAVVGLYMYDASVFDIIKGLKPSARNELEITDVNNAYLKRGQLEFSMLQGWWSDAGTIESLHHASSLVARLGANGKGPARKHSSAADD; the protein is encoded by the coding sequence ATGAAGGGCGTCATACTTGCCGGGGGATTCGGCACGCGGCTGCTACCCATGACCCGCGTGACCAACAAGCACTTGCTGCCGGTCTATGACCGGCCGATGGTGTACTTTCCCATCGAGTCGCTCGTGACGGCCGGGGTGAAGGAGATCCTGCTCGTCACCGGCGGCAACGCGGCCGGCGACTTCGTCGAACTGCTGGGCAACGGCGAGGAGTTCGGCTTGCGCAAACTTTCCTACGCCTTTCAGAAGGGCGCCGGCGGGATCGCCGAGGCCCTCGGCCTGGCGGAGGACTTCGCCGACGGCCAGCCCATCGCGGTGATCCTCGGCGACAACATCTTTCAGAACGACATCGCCGAGATGGCCGCGGCGTACCGCAGCCAATTGGCTGAGAACGGCAACCAAGGCGCCCGCATCGCGCTCAAGGATGTCAAAGACCCGCAGCGATTCGGCGTGCCGCGCTTCGACGGCGTCGATGGCCAGGCCGGCCGCAGGATCGTCGAGATCGTCGAGAAGCCCCAGAACCCGCCGAGCATGTACGCGGTCGTCGGTCTGTACATGTACGACGCGAGCGTGTTCGACATCATCAAGGGACTCAAGCCCTCCGCGCGCAACGAACTTGAGATCACCGATGTGAACAACGCGTATCTCAAGCGCGGCCAGCTGGAGTTCTCGATGCTGCAGGGCTGGTGGTCTGACGCAGGCACGATCGAGAGCCTGCACCACGCGTCCAGCCTCGTCGCCCGGCTCGGCGCCAACGGCAAGGGCCCGGCCCGCAAGCATTCCAGCGCGGCGGATGATTGA
- a CDS encoding FG-GAP repeat protein — translation MLRLLPGDGSAGDLFGRAVGVSGQLTVVGAYEDDENGPQAGSAYLFDALTGEERVKLLASDGRSGDAFGSSVAIHGNVAVIGAPGCDNDSGAVYIFDASTGAEMYKLLPNHREEGERFGSAVAVSGDLLVIGAIAHSSNGPNSGAAYLFDVRSGEQTAKLLSSDGQEGDYFGRSVAISTTRVVVGAYLADVNGSGSGSAYLFDVADPAAPVEVAKLVPSDNAEGDWFGVSAGISGNRAIIGAHLHDENLADSGVAYLFDTLSGEEVGKLRATDGAAYDMFGWTVAIDNELAVVGAFGRDERGSNSGAVYVFDVSSGQQLEKLLAPDSNEYDYFGYAVGINQSIAVVGALYDDNSGRNSGSAYVFDTQDHRLALWQRGSCSETVHLRVTGATPGAQGAIVVAFGRGNFQVPPNQPCSGTILCLDESVRVVSYGSADQSGFATIRHRVDPKYCGRIHLQAIDFSTCATSNVILIE, via the coding sequence TTGCTGCGACTGCTGCCGGGCGACGGATCCGCCGGAGATCTGTTTGGACGGGCGGTGGGCGTTTCCGGACAACTCACGGTCGTCGGGGCGTATGAGGACGACGAGAATGGTCCTCAAGCGGGGTCGGCATATCTGTTTGACGCGCTGACGGGTGAGGAGCGAGTCAAACTCCTCGCGAGCGACGGCCGATCGGGTGACGCTTTTGGTTCGTCGGTAGCGATCCATGGGAATGTCGCAGTGATCGGCGCGCCAGGTTGCGATAACGACAGTGGAGCGGTGTACATCTTCGATGCATCGACCGGCGCAGAGATGTACAAGTTGCTCCCAAATCATCGTGAAGAAGGAGAGCGGTTCGGCAGTGCGGTGGCGGTCAGCGGCGACTTGCTCGTCATTGGTGCCATCGCCCACAGCAGCAATGGGCCGAACTCTGGTGCGGCCTACCTCTTCGATGTGCGTTCGGGTGAGCAGACCGCGAAGTTGCTGTCGAGTGATGGGCAGGAAGGAGATTACTTTGGTCGCAGTGTCGCGATCAGCACGACGAGAGTAGTTGTCGGCGCGTATCTTGCCGATGTCAACGGTTCCGGTTCAGGGTCAGCATACTTGTTCGACGTGGCCGATCCTGCCGCTCCCGTCGAAGTGGCCAAACTTGTTCCGAGTGACAATGCAGAAGGGGACTGGTTTGGAGTGTCTGCTGGAATATCGGGTAACAGAGCGATCATCGGCGCACATCTGCATGATGAGAACTTGGCAGACTCGGGAGTCGCCTACCTCTTCGACACTCTGAGTGGGGAGGAAGTCGGCAAGTTGCGCGCAACGGATGGAGCAGCCTACGACATGTTCGGCTGGACGGTTGCAATCGATAACGAGCTCGCCGTCGTTGGCGCCTTCGGGCGTGACGAGCGGGGCAGCAATTCCGGTGCCGTTTACGTCTTCGATGTGTCTTCGGGCCAGCAGCTTGAAAAGTTGCTTGCGCCGGATAGCAACGAGTATGATTACTTCGGCTACGCAGTCGGAATCAATCAGTCGATTGCCGTCGTCGGCGCCCTGTATGACGACAACAGCGGCCGCAACTCCGGCTCCGCGTACGTGTTTGACACCCAAGATCATCGATTGGCGTTATGGCAACGCGGTTCCTGCTCTGAGACGGTACACCTCCGAGTGACCGGAGCCACTCCCGGAGCTCAGGGTGCGATTGTCGTGGCCTTCGGTCGGGGGAACTTTCAGGTGCCCCCCAATCAACCATGTAGCGGCACGATTCTGTGCCTCGACGAATCCGTTCGAGTGGTTTCGTACGGATCGGCCGATCAGAGTGGATTTGCCACGATCCGGCATCGCGTCGATCCAAAGTACTGCGGACGCATCCACCTCCAGGCGATCGACTTTTCGACCTGCGCGACGTCGAATGTCATCCTCATCGAATAG
- a CDS encoding PAS domain S-box protein — MSSHSSGAAVEPVQAVGDDKSATILDALRHAEGRLAVLLERLHDLVLYETDGGRDFISNNVLHLLGYAAEEFVADPALLLSLIHPEDADALRERVRRWKAHGSIGVLQSRFRARRRDGEWIWLENRMVHVTPERGEPYTSGVLVDVTRRIETEAQAQAGQERSTALLAALPDCIFLIDRDGTYLDYHAPPGARLMAEPEYFLGRSMREVMVGTDIDAHQRALERTLAHRSMQMYEYEARHSGERRHYEVRMVPCGRDRVLAIVRDISMRKRAEQAHRQSIERQHRMLSELDHRIRNNLAALISLIDLTAGESGQTVESFAATLRSRVAGMAGVHTLLSRVHWSPLRLAELVRSSILPDLGGRVASSGSELRVVPRQAIPLAMVIQELMFNSIKHGALGCAGGRVGIDWCIRSAESVADTIAVELRWRESGGPPPALPPRLGAGTSLLTGLVTFELNGRLDLSYPRSGADHLISMALDREWESPPTAGRER; from the coding sequence ATGTCGAGCCACAGTTCCGGTGCGGCCGTGGAGCCTGTGCAGGCCGTCGGCGATGACAAATCGGCGACGATTCTCGATGCGCTGCGCCACGCGGAGGGCCGCCTCGCCGTGCTTCTCGAACGCCTGCACGACCTGGTCCTGTATGAGACCGACGGCGGCCGCGACTTCATCTCCAACAACGTGCTGCACCTGCTGGGCTACGCGGCCGAGGAGTTCGTGGCCGATCCAGCCCTGCTGCTCTCGCTGATTCACCCCGAGGATGCGGACGCTCTCCGCGAGCGCGTGCGCAGGTGGAAGGCGCACGGATCGATCGGCGTACTCCAGTCGCGATTCCGAGCCCGCCGCCGCGATGGCGAGTGGATCTGGCTCGAGAACCGGATGGTGCACGTCACGCCCGAGCGCGGCGAGCCGTATACGAGCGGCGTGCTCGTGGACGTCACACGGCGGATTGAGACCGAGGCGCAGGCGCAGGCCGGGCAGGAGCGGAGCACGGCGCTGCTGGCCGCCCTGCCTGACTGTATCTTTCTTATCGATCGCGACGGGACGTATCTCGACTACCACGCGCCTCCGGGTGCGCGGCTCATGGCCGAGCCGGAGTATTTCCTCGGCCGATCCATGCGCGAAGTCATGGTCGGCACCGACATCGACGCACACCAGCGCGCTCTGGAGCGCACCCTCGCCCACCGCTCCATGCAGATGTACGAGTACGAAGCGCGCCACTCGGGTGAGAGGCGGCACTACGAAGTGCGCATGGTCCCGTGCGGCCGCGACCGCGTCCTGGCCATTGTGCGCGACATTTCGATGCGCAAGCGCGCCGAACAGGCCCACCGGCAGAGCATCGAGCGGCAGCATCGCATGCTGAGCGAACTCGACCACCGCATCCGAAACAACCTCGCCGCGCTCATCTCGCTCATCGATCTCACTGCCGGCGAATCCGGGCAGACGGTTGAGTCGTTCGCGGCCACGCTGCGTTCGCGCGTGGCGGGCATGGCCGGCGTGCACACGCTGCTCTCGCGCGTGCACTGGAGCCCGCTGCGCCTGGCGGAACTGGTGCGCTCCTCGATTCTCCCGGACCTCGGCGGCCGCGTCGCCTCCAGCGGGTCGGAACTCCGCGTCGTGCCGCGGCAGGCGATTCCGCTGGCGATGGTGATTCAGGAACTCATGTTCAACAGCATCAAGCACGGCGCGCTGGGCTGCGCCGGCGGCCGCGTCGGCATTGACTGGTGCATCCGCAGCGCCGAGTCGGTGGCGGACACCATCGCCGTCGAACTCCGCTGGCGCGAGTCGGGCGGCCCGCCCCCCGCACTGCCGCCGCGCCTCGGCGCGGGTACCAGCCTCCTTACCGGTCTGGTCACGTTCGAACTCAATGGCCGGCTCGACCTCTCCTATCCGCGCAGCGGAGCCGATCACCTGATTTCGATGGCGCTCGACCGCGAGTGGGAATCCCCTCCGACGGCGGGGCGGGAGCGATAA
- a CDS encoding type 1 glutamine amidotransferase yields the protein MKQSKQDSGRSDDRNQNSSGSGSRLDGKTIAILATDGFEESELVEPQKAWLDAGATVHVISPKDGSIRGWRDDNWGDEVDVDRTLDDANADDYDALFLPGGVMNPDQLRMREDVTTFVREFFKKGKPVGAICHGPQILIDCGVIEGRTVTSYPSIKNDLKNAGARWTDQEVVVDAGLVTSRTPDDLPAFIDKMIEEVLEGRHAAQATA from the coding sequence ATGAAGCAATCGAAGCAGGATTCCGGCCGCAGCGATGACCGGAACCAGAACTCCAGCGGCAGCGGCTCAAGACTCGACGGAAAGACGATCGCGATCCTCGCCACCGACGGCTTCGAGGAAAGCGAACTCGTCGAGCCGCAGAAAGCCTGGCTCGACGCCGGCGCGACCGTGCACGTCATCAGCCCCAAAGACGGCAGCATCCGCGGATGGCGAGATGACAACTGGGGCGATGAGGTCGACGTCGATCGCACCCTCGACGACGCGAATGCAGATGATTATGACGCGCTCTTCCTCCCTGGAGGAGTCATGAACCCGGACCAGCTTCGCATGCGCGAAGATGTGACGACCTTCGTGCGCGAGTTCTTCAAGAAGGGCAAGCCAGTCGGTGCGATCTGCCACGGCCCGCAGATCCTCATCGACTGCGGCGTGATCGAAGGGCGCACCGTCACGAGCTATCCCTCGATCAAGAACGATCTGAAGAACGCCGGCGCGCGCTGGACCGATCAGGAAGTTGTCGTGGACGCGGGCTTGGTCACCAGCCGCACCCCCGATGATCTGCCCGCGTTCATCGACAAGATGATTGAAGAAGTGCTGGAAGGCAGACACGCGGCCCAGGCCACCGCCTGA
- a CDS encoding VCBS repeat-containing protein — protein sequence MIRRIAVINCRGILAAAALALCGQAAEAQNISVINIAPASNSLSAPVDASISVTFDQPVDRSTITAASFWAFGRWSGTASGSFSYSDQDRVVTLTPDQPFSAGETVMVILSHDIRGVSGDALRAAGYSHLFWTRAQPAGLGFEPVQTLSTRTNPNARTRAYGALATDLNGDRFLDLTTVNEDSADLRVFINRAEGNCQFDNFSGPYPVNRRASPNEPADFNHDGFADVCVANINTNTISVLLGRGDGTFQPQTQYNVGSAPRGIAVVDANGDGHMDIVNTNSSSSNLSTLINRGDGTFNPPQFFEGGGSGEYGLAAADMNSDGILDLVASTVNSTLIVVLAGNGDGTFTLASSRSSGGYTWMVALGDLNGDGNADVVGVNAFSPGAGVALLGDGAGNLAPATSYVTDEFPLATDLGDLDGDGDLDWINASFSGDWSLFINDGAGQFSFLREFAATSAASCSVMFDADNDGDLDLGLIDELDDTVQILRHGAALSGLQLSLVGGCPAQVTVAISNGSPGSRAALLFAESTGGARIPNGAPCAGTMLGLDNTARRLTVLRFNASGIANVQGSADSGACGKYLQAIGLGDCGTSNVLQIR from the coding sequence ATGATTCGCAGGATCGCTGTCATCAACTGCCGGGGGATTCTCGCCGCCGCCGCGCTGGCGCTGTGCGGCCAGGCCGCTGAGGCCCAGAACATCAGCGTCATCAACATCGCGCCCGCGTCGAATTCGCTCAGCGCGCCGGTTGATGCCAGCATCAGCGTCACATTCGATCAGCCTGTCGATCGGAGCACGATCACCGCGGCGTCCTTCTGGGCGTTCGGGCGCTGGAGCGGCACCGCTTCGGGATCGTTCTCGTACTCGGATCAGGATCGGGTCGTGACGCTTACGCCCGATCAGCCGTTTTCAGCCGGCGAGACGGTGATGGTGATCCTCTCGCACGATATCCGCGGCGTGTCCGGCGATGCGTTGCGCGCTGCAGGTTACTCGCACCTGTTCTGGACGCGGGCCCAGCCGGCCGGCCTCGGATTCGAGCCGGTGCAGACGCTGAGCACGCGCACCAATCCGAACGCGCGCACGCGCGCCTATGGCGCACTGGCGACGGATCTGAACGGCGACCGGTTTCTCGATCTCACCACGGTGAACGAAGACTCGGCCGACCTGCGCGTCTTCATCAACAGGGCCGAAGGCAACTGCCAGTTCGACAACTTCAGCGGGCCGTACCCCGTCAACCGCCGCGCGAGCCCCAACGAGCCCGCCGACTTCAATCACGACGGCTTCGCCGATGTGTGCGTGGCCAACATCAACACGAACACGATCTCAGTGCTGCTGGGGCGCGGCGACGGCACGTTCCAGCCGCAGACGCAGTACAACGTGGGCAGCGCGCCGCGCGGCATAGCGGTCGTTGACGCCAATGGCGACGGCCACATGGACATCGTCAACACCAACTCGAGCAGCAGCAATCTCTCCACGCTCATCAATCGCGGCGACGGCACGTTCAATCCGCCTCAGTTCTTCGAGGGCGGCGGGTCCGGCGAATACGGCCTGGCCGCGGCGGACATGAACAGCGACGGCATACTCGATCTCGTCGCCAGCACCGTCAACTCAACCCTCATCGTCGTCCTCGCCGGCAACGGCGACGGCACGTTCACGCTTGCCTCGTCGCGTTCGAGCGGCGGCTACACGTGGATGGTCGCGCTGGGCGATCTCAACGGCGATGGAAACGCCGATGTCGTCGGCGTGAACGCCTTCTCGCCTGGCGCCGGAGTCGCGCTGCTGGGTGACGGCGCGGGCAACCTCGCCCCGGCGACCAGCTATGTCACCGACGAATTCCCACTGGCGACCGATCTCGGCGACCTCGATGGCGACGGCGATCTTGACTGGATCAACGCGAGTTTCAGCGGCGACTGGAGCCTGTTCATCAATGACGGCGCGGGACAGTTCTCGTTCCTTCGCGAGTTCGCGGCCACCAGCGCCGCATCCTGCTCGGTCATGTTCGACGCCGACAACGACGGTGATCTCGATCTCGGGCTCATCGATGAACTCGATGACACCGTGCAGATCCTCCGCCACGGCGCTGCTCTATCGGGATTGCAATTGTCGCTCGTGGGCGGGTGTCCGGCGCAGGTGACGGTGGCGATCTCCAACGGCTCGCCGGGCTCGCGCGCAGCGCTGCTCTTTGCCGAGTCGACAGGCGGCGCGCGCATCCCCAACGGCGCGCCGTGCGCCGGCACGATGCTGGGTCTCGACAACACCGCGCGGCGCCTCACGGTGCTGCGCTTCAACGCATCGGGCATCGCCAACGTGCAGGGCAGCGCCGACAGCGGCGCCTGCGGCAAGTACCTTCAGGCCATCGGCCTGGGCGACTGCGGCACGAGCAACGTGCTCCAGATCCGCTGA
- a CDS encoding redoxin domain-containing protein: MRATVLFGVLLLLLCSAAVPAQDARIDPVQQQLDALLAEHEASELAYPEAYRAFLPRFEKFIEEHRGTEPEARATLWLIQQTWWLREGNSMEKVNEAAMPLAEDLIKRHPKSPQLDLLVEYKYNFSKEQRETLFNRLLEVSPHSQVKAAAHFGLAQGSPARNEDGSPNEHFALLTTEFAKVKWRETTYGAIAEAYLNPLSPADLAPGKPAPEIEGIDHNGKPMKLSDYRGKVVLLDFWGDW; encoded by the coding sequence ATGCGCGCAACCGTGCTCTTTGGCGTCTTACTTCTACTTCTCTGTTCTGCCGCCGTGCCGGCTCAGGACGCCCGGATTGATCCGGTGCAGCAGCAACTCGATGCGCTGCTCGCCGAACACGAGGCGTCTGAACTCGCATACCCCGAGGCTTACCGCGCCTTCCTGCCGCGCTTCGAGAAGTTCATCGAAGAGCATCGCGGCACCGAACCCGAAGCCCGCGCGACGCTCTGGCTCATTCAGCAGACGTGGTGGCTGCGGGAGGGCAACAGCATGGAGAAGGTCAACGAGGCCGCCATGCCGCTGGCCGAAGACCTGATCAAGCGTCATCCCAAGTCGCCGCAACTCGACCTGCTCGTCGAGTACAAGTACAACTTCAGCAAGGAGCAGCGCGAGACGCTGTTCAACCGGCTGCTGGAGGTCTCTCCGCATTCGCAGGTGAAGGCTGCGGCGCACTTCGGCCTGGCGCAAGGCTCGCCGGCGCGCAACGAAGACGGCTCGCCGAATGAGCACTTTGCGCTGCTCACGACCGAGTTCGCCAAGGTGAAGTGGCGCGAGACCACCTACGGCGCCATCGCCGAGGCGTACCTCAACCCGCTCTCCCCGGCCGACCTTGCGCCCGGCAAGCCCGCGCCGGAGATCGAAGGCATCGACCACAACGGCAAGCCGATGAAGCTGTCCGACTACCGCGGGAAGGTGGTGCTGCTCGACTTCTGGGGGGACTGGTGA
- the rfbB gene encoding dTDP-glucose 4,6-dehydratase, with protein sequence MPQQSYQPKRVLITGGAGFIGSALVRNVLEQLPQAEIVNLDALTYAASLAGLEYLLDNPRHHFVHGDITDREAVRRAMDGCDAVINVAAESHVDRSIIDSSPFIRSNVLGTQVLLDTARELKVQRYLQVSTDEVYGSLSLDPSEPAFKETTPLNPSSPYAASKAAADLLVLAYGHTFGFPAMITRCSNNFGPRQFPEKVIPLFTINLMRGQRVPLYGDGLNVRDWIHVDDHCSAIIAALQRGQPGQVYNIGASNEHPNVELTHMLLRLTGRDESAIEYVTDRLGHDRRYAIDSTWTKQSLGWRATRSAWPAALEQTVQWYRANQPWWESILSGAYRAENERLARRGRWSL encoded by the coding sequence ATGCCCCAGCAGTCCTACCAGCCAAAGCGGGTGCTCATCACTGGCGGAGCGGGCTTCATCGGCTCGGCCCTGGTGCGCAACGTGCTCGAACAACTGCCCCAGGCCGAGATTGTCAATCTCGATGCGCTCACCTACGCCGCGAGCCTGGCCGGACTGGAATATCTGCTCGACAATCCGCGGCATCACTTCGTGCACGGCGACATCACCGACCGCGAGGCGGTGCGGCGGGCGATGGACGGCTGCGATGCGGTGATCAACGTCGCCGCCGAGTCGCACGTCGATCGCTCGATCATCGATTCGAGCCCGTTCATCCGCTCCAACGTGCTCGGCACCCAGGTGCTGCTCGACACCGCCCGCGAACTCAAGGTGCAGCGCTACCTGCAGGTGAGCACGGATGAGGTCTACGGCTCGCTTTCACTCGATCCGAGCGAACCGGCGTTCAAGGAGACCACGCCGCTCAACCCGAGTTCGCCCTATGCGGCGAGCAAGGCCGCGGCTGATCTGCTTGTGCTCGCGTACGGCCACACTTTTGGCTTCCCGGCGATGATCACGCGCTGTTCGAACAACTTCGGGCCGCGCCAGTTTCCCGAAAAGGTCATCCCGCTGTTCACCATCAACCTCATGCGAGGCCAGCGCGTGCCGCTCTACGGCGACGGGCTCAACGTCCGCGACTGGATTCACGTGGATGATCACTGCAGCGCCATCATCGCCGCCCTGCAGCGCGGGCAGCCGGGCCAGGTGTACAACATCGGCGCGAGCAACGAGCACCCCAACGTTGAGCTGACGCACATGCTGCTGCGGCTGACGGGGCGCGATGAGTCGGCCATCGAGTACGTCACCGACCGCCTCGGCCACGACCGCCGCTACGCCATCGACTCGACGTGGACGAAGCAGTCGCTGGGCTGGCGCGCCACGCGCTCGGCCTGGCCGGCCGCCCTGGAGCAGACGGTGCAGTGGTACCGCGCCAACCAGCCGTGGTGGGAGAGCATCCTGTCAGGCGCGTACCGCGCGGAGAACGAGCGGCTGGCGCGGCGGGGGCGCTGGTCTCTGTAA